In Sphingomonas sp. SUN019, the genomic window CGATCCGGTTCGGGGTCAGCACGTCGTCGGCGGGGCCGCTCGCGACCAGTTCGCCGTCATCCAGCAGCAGCACGTCGTCGGCGATCCGCGCGGCGTGCGCCAGATCGTGCATCACGATCCCCACGCCCTTTCCCGCCACCGCCTGCGCCCGGAGCAGGTCGAGCAGGGCGAACTGGTGCGCCGGATCGAGACTGGCCATCGGCTCGTCGGCCAGCAGGAAATGCGGCTCCCCCGCCAGCACGCGCGCGAGCAGCACGCGGGCGCGCTCGCCACCCGACAGCGTCAGGATCGCGCGATCGGCGAAGGCGCGCGTGTCGGTCGCGTCCATCGCGCGGTCGATCGCGGCGGCGTCCTCGGCCAGCGAAGTCCGGTGCGGCAGACGGCCGAGCGCGACGACATCGCGCACGCGCATGTTCCACGCGACGACCGCGTCCTGCGGCAGATAACCGATCTCGCGCGCCCGTTCGCGCGGATCCATCGCGGCGACGTCGTCCTCGCGCAGCCATACCTTTCCGGTAACCGGCAGCAGCGCGCA contains:
- a CDS encoding ABC transporter ATP-binding protein, giving the protein MTVTFDHVSVTLGSCAVLRGISAALLPGRVTAILGPNGAGKSTLLKAACALLPVTGKVWLREDDVAAMDPRERAREIGYLPQDAVVAWNMRVRDVVALGRLPHRTSLAEDAAAIDRAMDATDTRAFADRAILTLSGGERARVLLARVLAGEPHFLLADEPMASLDPAHQFALLDLLRAQAVAGKGVGIVMHDLAHAARIADDVLLLDDGELVASGPADDVLTPNRIARVFGVVARRIGGALVLDGPVSR